CTTGATAACAGAAAGAGTCAAAAACATAATGTgtccaaacgtctttttcaaggcgaCTTGCTTCCTGGTTTCTTGATAACAGAGAAAGTCAAAAACGCAACGtatccaaacgtctttttcaaggcgaCTTGCTTCACTGTTTCTTCATAACAGAGATAGTCAAAAACACAAtatccaaacgtctttttcaagacgaTTTGCTTCACTGTTTCTTCATAACAGAGATAGTCAAAAACACAAtatccaaacgtctttttcaagacgaTTTGCTTCACTGTTTCTCATTAACATAGAAAGTCAAAACAAAGGTAATTGTTTGGTTCTTCACTGAGGTACGGTaaaggtaaactggttttgcacGGAGGTACGGTATTGGTAATCTGGTTTTGACGAAGGTAACTGGTAATGTATCATGTCACTATATCACTCCCCCTAAGCGAAGCGTACATTTGGTTTCACTGTCCGGCCGGTGCGTGTGACGTAGGCTTCGCGCGGTGGGGCAGGGGCGGGTAGCGGCGTCCGCGCGTCGTTGCTTGTGTGTGTAGTTGAAGTACTTGTAGCGCTCGACGTATTTGATGAAGTTGAGGTTTTGTGTTCTTCTTCGTTGTGTAAGTATGCCAGTTTATCTTCGTTGAGTAAGTATGCCGGTTTTATTCTGTCTATTGAGACGACTGTAGTTCGATTAGGCATCTGTAGGGTAAAATTCTTCCCGTCGCGTTGAATCACCTTGTAGGGGCCATCGTAGGGAGGTACAAGCGGGCTGCGCACGGTGTCATTGCGCACAAAGACGTGTGTACACGTGGTTAGGTCCTTGTGTACAAATGTGCGTACGGAGTTTGAGTGTGGTTTGTTGTTCGTGGATAACGTAGACATTGTTTCGGTCAGCTGGCGGACGAATTCGGCATCGTCAATGTTCGGCTGTGTAGGCACGAAGAAATCCGATGGTACACGAAGCGTAGAACCGTAGGTCATGAGTGCCGCGCTGACTTCCTTGTCTTGACGAAGTGCTGTGCGTAATCCTAGTAACACCGTTGATAACTCGTCGCTCCAGTTTGTGCGCGCGCATCTCGCCATGAGTGCTGACTTCAAAGTGCGGTGCCAGCGCTCGATTTGTCCGTTGGCTTGCGGGTGGAAGGCTGTAGTTCGTATTCTTTTTATTCCGCATTTCTTCATTAGTGAATTGAACAGTGATGATTCGAACTGTCTGCCTTGGTCCGTCGTGATGCGTAGTGGGCAACCAAATCTTGAAATCCACCCGTCGAAGATGGCTTTGGCGATCGTGTCCGCGGTGATATCTCGGACTGGTATCGCCTCGGGCCATTTAGTGCAGCGATCGATCATCGTTACTAGGTACCGGTAGTCATTCGACGGCGGCAGCGGTCCCACGATGTCAACGTGTATGTGCTCGAAACGTTGTGATTTTTCGAACTCGCCGAGAGGACTGATAGTGTGCCGCTGTACTTTTCCACGCTGACAACCGATGCATGTTTTTGCCCATGTTCCAACTTCTTTATTCATGTTCGACCAGAAGAACTTCGTTGACATTATCTTCCTCGTAGTACGTACGCCTGGGTGACTGAGTTCGTGTTGCGCTTTGAATGCAGCAAAACGATATTTCGCGGGTAAATACGGACGTATGTTGCCTGTTGATGTTTCGCAGATAATCGGTCGTTGACCTCCGGGTAGTGAAATACTTGTGAACTGTAGGTTAGGTCTTGACATACACAATTGTAGCTCTGAGTCGTTTTCTTGGTCTATTGCGAGTTGATTGTAGTCAATTGAAGTTTCTGATAGGTCGATTTCTTCAATGCGTGATAAGGCGTCGGCCGCTTCGTTGTTATCACCGTGCACGTACTTTATGTTCGAACAAAACTGACTGATGAAGTGAAGTTGACGTTCTCTTCGTGATGTGTCGCTGGTACTAGGTGATCTTGTTAGCGCATAAGTAAGAGGTTTGTGGTCTGTGTATATCGTTAGGTCGTTGCCCTCTATTAGTCGACGGAGATGTTTGACGGCAGTGTACATTGCTAATAATTCGCGATCGTATACACTGTAACGTCGCTGCGTTTCACTCATTGTCTTCGAGAAAAATGCTAGCGGTTTCCACACGTTGTCCACTTGTTGTTGAAGTACGGCGCCGATGCTTGAGTTCGATGCGTCGGTATATAAGCGTAGCGGCGCGTTATGTATCGGGTGCGTGAGCGTCGTAGCGTCGAGAATGCTTTGTCGGCACTTCTCGAAGGCTTGCTCTGCTTCAGTTGTCCATGGTATCGGAGTCTTGTCTTTCTTCTTagtattatgtagatatttgtTTAGTTCATGTTGATATTCGGCTTGGTGGGGTAAGCAGCTGCGGTAAAAGTTAATCATGCCGAGAAATCTTCTTAGGTCTTGAACTGTTTGTGGTTTTGGGTAGTTGACTATGGCTTGAATTCGATCTTGAGTAGGTTTGATTCCTTCCGGTGACACTTCGTACCCGAGAAACTCGACGTTTTGTTTGTCGAACTCGCACTTATCGATGTTTAGACTGACGCCGTAGGTATTTAGGCGTTCGAGTACTATCTCGATGTGACGTCGATGTTCGTCTTGATTCTTCGAATGCACAAGTAGATCGTCGATGTAACAAAACACGATGTCGTCGAGTCCTCGTAACACTTCGTGCATGAATCTTTGAAAAGTTTGTCCGGAGTTTCTTAGGCCGAATGTCATGCAGTTAAACTCGAAGAGACCAAATGGAGTGATTATTGCAGTTTTCTGTGCGTCTTCTTTAGCGATAGGTATCCAGAAGTATGCCATCTTGAGATCtagttttgaaaatatcttCTTGCCGTGGAGTTGGTAGGTGAAATCCTGGATACGTGGTATAGGGTATCGATCGGGTACTGTAACGGCGTTTAGTCTTCTGTAGTCGCCGCAGACTCGAAGTGAACCGTCTTTCTTCTTGACGACGTGCAGTGGACTCGCCCAAGGACTGTTTGACGGCTTGCAAATACCCATCTCCATCATATGTTCGAACTCGAGTTTCGCTGCTTTGTATCTGTCGGGCGGTAGAGGTCGCGCACGTGAGTATATAGGTGGTCCTGTTGTCTCGATGTGGTGCGTCACGTTGTGTTTAACTGGAGTCTTCAATGACATAGGTCGCAGAACGTCGGGATATTTCTTTAGTAAGTCGTGATAGGCGTGATCACGGTTAACTGTGTAGACTGTTTCTTGATCGGAGCTGTTGATCTTGATCGTATTTACACTGAGTTCGGTGACGCGGTCGATGAGTTTTCTTCGATGTAAGTCGACTAGTAGTTGGTGATGTACTAGGAAGTCTGCACCTAGTATTGATGTGTTTACGTCAGCTATAACGAAAGTCCATCTGAATCGTCTTCGCAGACCTAGGTTGAGCTCGAGTGTGCGCTCTCCGTAGGTGCGAATTTCGGTACCGTTGGCTGCGAATAGTTTGTATACTGTCTTCGCCGGCTTCGAATGTTTCTTGTTTCTTGCAGATAGGACAGATATGTCGGCTCCCGTGTCGATAAGAAACTTCTCTCGTAGGTTAGTGTCGATAATACAGAGTCGGCGGCTTGTTTGGTTTACATCGACGCCCGCCAACGTAGATGTACTTTCTAGTTTTCCCGCTTCTTCGCACACGGTGGTTCGCATTTGCGTGCTTCGACACAACCAATTCGGGTCGCCAGGCTTGATGCTACTCTGCCCACGCTGTCTGGATCGTGATTGCGAGCGTGAGCGATTGCGATGTGAGAAGCGCGAGTAGCGGCAGTAGTTTCCCGCGCTTTGCTGGTTCGTACGGAGTTCGGCGATTTCCAGGGAaagtttttctatttgtttCGATAGTAAGGCGAACTGTAAGTTTTCTTGACACGCTGTTGTGGTTGTTGAGACTGCGTTGATGGAAGTAGGCTCGAAGTGCTCCATCATTTTGTCAGCCATGGCGGCTAGCATTTCAAGTGACGACTCGGTGTTTACGGAGATTACGGCGCGTACTTGTGTAGGGAGTTGATTCAACCACATTACTTTGAGAGCTTCGTCGGACAGGAGTTTGCCGCTGAGGTCACGCATCTTGCGGAGCAGCTGACTGGGCTTCTGGTCGCCGAGCTCGAGGCCACTGAGTAGCTTCTGTAGCTGGCGATGGTCGGATTCTTGATACGTGGAGATTAGCCGTTCTTTCAGACTGCTGTACTTGCCGGTAGCTGGGGGGTTCAGGATGATGTCGGCGATCTGTTCTAGGTCACTGTTGCCGAGCAGTGGTACGACGAGGTTGAATTTCTGCTCCTCTCCTATCTTGCTGGCGGCGACGGCTGCCTCGAATTGCGCAAACCAGAGGCGGGGATTTTGCCGCCAAAATTGTGGCAATCTTGCGGGCAGGGATATCGTCGCCACGTCGCTCTTCACTGTGGTTACGCCGTGGGCGTCACAGAATTCTTCGCTGGTAGCCATAATTTTCTTTCTTCAGACTGGCAGGGATTCGACGtcttgatattaatttattttccttttcttGTGTTCTTTCTTCTCAGGAGGGTCACCAGTTTTGAGGGAGAGAGCAGGTTTCTTCTTGTTGAAATAAAACTCTTGAAGTCGTTTTTCGGAATGATTTATTCGTCAAAGATCCCTACCAATATATACAGTTTCCCTATCTCACTTACACACTAAGTACACACCGCAATGCTTTTTGCAACCGACCAATAGCAGCGCAGGACCGATCGCGCGAGTTTGACGTCGCGTCCGCGAGAGGGCGCCGCCGCTCGCTCGCGTCGCGTGGCCGCGCCGCCGCTTTAAAAAGGCGCGCTCCCCGCGCCGCGTCCCTTTCGCTCCGGTGCCGTCGACGTGTGCAGACGTCTCTCCGCTCGTGCTATCTCGCTGATCGCCGTGTCTTCGTGACTCCGTGTTCCTCGTGCTCAGCTTCTGCTTGCTTGCTGCGTGTGTTGTGTGTCGCTTGTGCCATGCCGTGCTTCTGCATGTCTTGGTTCCAACAGCCGTCATTAGAAACTTAtacaaacgtctttttcaagacgcGTTTCTGTACAGAagtcaaaaacgtaaacaaccgtctttctcaagacgtgtttctgtgcAGTGGTCAAAAACGTGAACAACCGTCTttctcaagacgtgtttctgtgcggaagtcaaaaacgttaacaaccgtctttctcaagacgtgtttctgtgcagaagtcaaaacgtaaacaaacgtctttttcaaggcgaATTGCTTCCTCGTTTCTTGATAACAGAAAGAGTCAAAAACACAATGTgtccaaacgtctttttcaaggcgaCTTGCTTCCTGGTTTCTTGATAACAGAGAAAGTCAAAAACGCAACGtatccaaacgtctttttcaaggcgacttgcttcactgtttcttgataacagagatagtcaaaaacacaatatccaaacgtctttttcaagacgaTTTGCTTCACTGTTTCTTCATAACAGAGATAGTCAAAAACACAAtatccaaacgtctttttcaagacgaTTTGCTTCACTGTTTCTCATTAACATAGAAAGTCAAAACAAAGGTAATTGTTTGGTTCTTCACTGAGGTACGGTaaaggtaaactggttttgcacGGAGGTACGGTATTGGTAATCTGGTTTTGACGAAGGTAACTGGTAATGTATTATGTCACTATAACCTATTTAGTATCTTATGTGTATATACTTACTATGTACATTATAGCGATTGAATGATATGGAACAAATTTTCACAAAAAACAACACCGATCCGATATGGTAGAGGCAAATGAGTAGTGCccttagtattaaaataaaccatCCAAAATTGATTGGTcggccggccaatcagagcgccgaacgcgctctcatttcgattactttaatcgtaaagcaaactcatactaagggtactgatcaatcacctgatggtaagcaattaattCTGCCCTTGCTTTGTCAAAGGAGTTATAACTGACACGTGAAGTGGATTAATTTTAACATTCAGAATTCGGTATGACGATTAGAAAATCTAATTTTTTAGTCACATGTCGTAACTGATACAATAATCCATGTGTGGTAATCTAATCAATCAAGGTAATATAACATTACTCgagtacatataatattaacaaCAGATTAACTATTATATCTACGTAAACTACGCATCGCATGCTTTCATGTCTAAAACGAAATAAACGAGTCAATGCCATccatattattactttttggtGCGTAGATCTAGATATATCGTTTGGcgctaacattagaacttaagacgggatatttaccatgtttattaatgtctatgcgTATATTactttccaatatttcggcactgttgcaagttaatccgtgatcatggcactCGTAGGCGATACGTAGCCAAATCGTAGGCGATGCGTAGATAATGCGTAGATACATCTCAGCTAATGCGTAGGCGATTCATGGGGGATACGTAGTCAAATcattaacccccgacgcaaaaagaggggtgttataagtttgacgtgtctgtctgtctgtctgtggcatcataactcccgaacgagcttgaccttaaATGTAATCTTATTAGATTACATTTAAGATCAAACTCGTTCGATAATCTTTACATTgagtttcttttataatttttacttattaaagGGAAATTACGTAAATTGTTGTGGCGgagttttttaaaatttttaatttatttttttgttttggatcgTGGGCAATGCGTAGTCAAATCATGGATCATGGGCTATGAAATCTTGTCGTAGGCGCTGCGTTACAATATCGTAGGGGATTCGTCGTAATTTCGTAGGCGATGCGTAGTCAAATCGTAGGCGATGCGTAGACGCATCGTCAGTAATGCATAGGTAAATCGTAGGCGATACATGTAATTGTTGGCGATGATGCTAGAAATATCGTAGGGAATGCGTAGACAAGTCAGATTTGTAGAGGCGACTTGTACTATTATGATTATGTAAATCATAATGGAACAGAATGTATGTAAGAGATttattgtttcaaatatttctcTAATAACACAATGTACAACAGATGtgcttgtctgtttgtttgctaTAAATTAACATACGTGTGTATGAAAGGTTGTCGAAGATTATGATTGGAGGAGATACACAAATGTAGTGGAAACTCGTGGTAGCAAATACCAATCCAATGCTTTCATCTGCAGCAACTGATATGAACTAGACTTGTGCGTACGGCTTGTCgctttccgcgcgcgcctcaaagagccatcaggtcactacagatggggcccagtagggctgatacctgttccggagctgcggactacctaccaggttaccggggctccggctcgaaaagcaagaataggaacggggtggtttttagtcagtaagagtctgacactccctctcgcctcgcccagggcgggagaagtcattggatgacattgccccctcaaaaaaataaaataaaaacgacaTATCTGTGCTAAAAACTTAATCTAACACCCAGCACGTGGTATACGTGACTAGATAGAGTAACGACAGAGATAGTGCTATCAATAAAGAAATCAGTCTGGAGATAATCGCTTTCTTACACCTGACGAGTGGCGAGTCGAGTCGTGACGTCACATGACAGCGCGTAAACGAGGCATAGAAGCGTGGGCGACGCGTGATACACATTTAAAATGCGTTCCATTGATATATCTGtgtgcaattttttttatttatcttacttgtttagtacattttagaatatttaattatacaaaaaaaaaacatttaaaaatataaaaagcagtagcccaacATTAACGccgttcaagtattacgtaagcagatttattgcaattatttaccccccatcccccttgtcagcaaaagtaagcaaagctcttaccccctccccccatgcttacgtaaacatttgtcaattaatgtattgtttttttaattttataatgttataattataatttgaaaaataagaaaatagatttaggatagagattatattttactgaaacggtattcaacatagagtaaaggacaaaaatattatatcttactaacataacaaacttattttaaatttttggtacatatattaaattcaaattaacagtcTTCAGTCCATGAAACCCGAATCCATGATTCTAAGTTTTCGATGACATTGGATTGCTTCGATTGCTGCTCAGTGTTGTGAGTCTGCTCGCTTTCATCCGATTTTGGAATGTCTACGTCATTCTCATCGAGCCATTCAACATCATGGTGctctaaattttgaataatgcacATCAGTTCATTAGCACGACGAGCAGCGACTCTTACAGGTCTAACTTTCCTATCAGTGTGCGTGTTTACTTTCTTATGGATCTTTTCGATGTGACGATTTAGTGACTTGACGGAAGCATGATAAAGACCACACGTTTTGCATGTTCGACTTGATAGCCTCAATTGTACCGTCGGACAAAAATAATCGTATGGCATTTGCAGGAAATCTTTGAGTGAAGCACTTAAGCGTAGAGCTAAATTGACTGGAAGATTAAGAAATTGCCCTCCTTCATCTAAAACCAAGtcatcaactgtttgttttacttttacaggtGGTGGAAGAAACCTGTTGTCTAGTAATCTAAATAGTCCACTTCTTGGACGACAGCATtctgtatttctacattttacaatttggagCAAGTATTGGCTTTCACGCACATGTTCTGAATACCATTTAATGTCTGGAAAATCAGGAAGATCTTGTTCACCTGCCCcaacatattttgcattaacattATAGCCATCAATTTCCATTGAACTCCATACTTCAGCTAATACTTTTCCTGCAAATTCGAAATTAGATCTTTCTAAATGTTCATCAATTGTAACGCCACGTTCATCCAAATGAGACCCAAAATGGTCATGAGGCAATATTAAACCAGCCAGTTCCCGACTAAGAGGAGCCATTCTGCGCTCTACTCTGTTATACGCACTTCTTCCGGGAGCATTGGTAGCTAAAAACAATGCATCGAGATCATGTCGCTTAAAGTGTTGTATAGCAAACCCTATGACTTTTTGATAACGCGGATTTTCATCTGGCCCTCCATCAACCGTCATGATTACCACTGGTTTTACTAGTCCATGGTCAGTTTTAGCTAATGGTCGAAACTCTTCAAGTTCGAGAAGCGTCTCGAAATCCTGAGCATGAGTATTAGCAGTAGATGAACTATGCTTTCCACTTCGAATAGCGATGTATGTTGGTCCAGAATATCCAACGGCTTGCGGTTGTCCTAGCATATTGGAAGTGATTTTGATACCAGCATAAACAGatggtattaatttatgacgCTCAGCGATTACCCAATCGTGATCAGGCAATTTGATTCTATATTCCATGTGCATTAGAAGAGGTGCTTGCTTATTTGCCGCAGTTACGCCAATAGGGACTCGAGCTTTATCATCTTgagatatgaaaaatacttgatCTGGTCCTAGTATGGATGCTATGTTCTCTAAATAATGGATTGATGTTTCAGCGAACTTGCTATCTAAGTGGCTCTTGTGGTGATCAGTTTGAGCCCGAATGAGCTTAACAGGGACTGTCGATACATGTCTTCGTCCCTCTGCAGAATTAGATTTTCTGGGAATCAAACGAAGATATGTCCCACTGCGACTAATGTCAAATCCCATTTTACGTAATTCTTGTGTGAGTTCATCAAGAGTTTTTACGCTGCGAATTGATTCCGTTCGTCTTCTATCATCTGCTGCACTCCCAAATAAAGCTATATCCGCGATTGTTTTCAATAGTAAAGGTTGATTGCTTTCAAGATTAGGACGTCCCACTGAATCCCTCAGAGAtagtctttttttcatttctggatTTTCATGACAAATATCTTCTAACTTTCTTTTCATACCATCCCTGTGTTTCTTCTGGGCAACTGCGTTTTGAACCTTCCTGTTTAAAGActgttttgctgtttttatttcctcgcgcaacttaatgatctgtttatcaacttcagcacggattgacatagtatctctggcagaatacaaagcattcaaatttttttcgagtagagcaatcttatttttcatagcttcctgagaaggttttggtctctgtttatctgtatttttattaatttcgcattgctgttgtgattcattaccggtttttattttatcttcttcctgttttttaatatttgaagctggctgtgtaatttgtgttttttctgcaggtttacaggttgcctaaaaataaaaactttctatgggttctgctaaagattctcttattaagctacataaatacaaagtatggcaataaatatggtaaatacaaaaccctatggctttaaatctaatatctttaaacgagcaaatcgttccggtcacaaaatacagggtgttatagtctattcaagtaggtatttaaaagaatataaacaatcttgatatgtctttttattgaaatatgcaattataaaatcagatatctgtaaaggtgcgtacagacatcgcgaggcttgcgccgcgaatggttcgtCTCGCATACATCAACCTGAGGCATGCTACGGCACATGTATACGTgcgaaccattcgcggcgcacgcctcacgatgtttgtacgcacctttatgtatttacagaaaagcaattttttaatattggttgagtttttaaatgaatcacaacagattttacacagtttacaattttaaaccacatatttcaataaaaagacatataaagattgtttacattctgttaaatacctatttgaatagagtatagttttctgtaggtatataatatatatgtataaaactgacatcctgtattttgtgaccaattgacggaatcaattataagaaataaatctatataatgaatattacctctatactttaagataggccataatattttctaattagcaaagagaaactttttggcgatt
This genomic interval from Spodoptera frugiperda isolate SF20-4 chromosome 14, AGI-APGP_CSIRO_Sfru_2.0, whole genome shotgun sequence contains the following:
- the LOC126911360 gene encoding uncharacterized protein LOC126911360, whose product is MATSEEFCDAHGVTTVKSDVATISLPARLPQFWRQNPRLWFAQFEAAVAASKIGEEQKFNLVVPLLGNSDLEQIADIILNPPATGKYSSLKERLISTYQESDHRQLQKLLSGLELGDQKPSQLLRKMRDLSGKLLSDEALKVMWLNQLPTQVRAVISVNTESSLEMLAAMADKMMEHFEPTSINAVSTTTTASKRGKLLPLLALLTSQSLTLAITIQTAWAE